A window of the Cicer arietinum cultivar CDC Frontier isolate Library 1 chromosome 6, Cicar.CDCFrontier_v2.0, whole genome shotgun sequence genome harbors these coding sequences:
- the LOC101513814 gene encoding putative N(6)-adenosine-methyltransferase MT-A70-like, whose amino-acid sequence METQSDENINSIKDIRQQLEARIESQHKSHIDMLSSVQSIFPNLVSSLDLSLKVLSSFNHRPFSPTPPLPPPPPLPNFKSSQQQLPPTPPSSSNNNNTNSQNPNPNSSLVTTNPQSEKVISPLSIVRSMVAVCLLGRVPFSPIDSSTVLRKLENDQTVTQQDKAALQELGGDSGAAILAVEIALRSMADDNGAVELEEFVVSGKSRIMVLNIDRIRLLKELPETAQQKQELESGFGDGNSNQNQQQIGIGSNANVNGAMTAMGRPVLRPMSDMWMPHGDPHMSGLQPMFSGGGRGAPRLTGMLATHRGIGIPSMHRLPMGQNASGSSSVNVMQQKPKTLEEDMKDLVALLNKKSFREMQKSKTGEELLDLIHRPTARETAVAAKFKTKGGSQVRQYCDLLTKEDCRRQSGSFVACDKVHFRRIIALHTDINLGDCSFLDTCRHMKTCKYVHYEYDPTPDVPPTMMGAPPPKLLKPQRAEYCSEVELGEPQWINCDIRNFRMDILGKFGVIMADPPWDIHMELPYGTMADDEMRTLNVPALQTDGLIFLWVTGRAMELGRECLELWGYKRVEEIIWVKTNQLQRIIRTGRTGHWLNHSKEHCLVGIKGNPEVNRNIDTDVIVAEVRETSRKPDEMYPLLERISPRTRKLELFARMHNTHAGWMSLGNQLSGVRLVDEGLRARFKAAYPDVEVQPASPPRASAMEVDSSVTAQTRSPFSGAESKASAEPAAAPATAYASEEKPMAVDVDTN is encoded by the exons ATGGAAACACAATCAGACGAAAATATTAACAGCATTAAAGATATAAGACAACAACTTGAAGCTCGAATTGAATCTCAACACAAATCTCACATTGACATGCTTTCTTCTGTTCAATCCATTTTTCCCAATCTCGTTTCTTCTCTTGATCTTTCTCTCAAAGTTCTTTCTTCTTTCAACCACCGTCCTTTTTCTCCTACACCCCCTCTCCCTCCTCCTCCACCTCTCCCTAATTTCAAATCATCTCAACAACAATTACCTCCTACACCCCCTTCttcttctaataataataatactaattctcaaaaccctaaccctaattcCTCTCTTGTTACTACAAATCCACAATCAGAGAAAGTTATTAGTCCCTTATCCATTGTTCGATCAATGGTTGCTGTTTGTCTTCTTGGTCGAGTTCCATTTTCTCCGATTGATTCTTCCACTGTTTTGAGGAAATTGGAAAATGATCAAACTGTTACGCAACAAGATAAAGCTGCACTTCAAGAACTCGGTGGTGATTCAGGAGCTGCGATACTTGCTGTTGAAATAGCTTTGAGATCAATGGCGGATGATAATGGTGCTGTTGAATTGGAGGAGTTTGTTGTCAGTGGAAAATCAAGAATTATGGTTCTGAATATTGATAGAATACGTCTTCTTAAAGAATTGCCTGAAACTGCACAACAAAAACAAGAACTTGAATCGGGTTTCGGAGACGGAAACTCAAATCAAAATCAGCAACAAATTGGTATTGGTAGTAATGCAAATGTGAATGGCGCTATGACTGCCATGGGAAGGCCAGTTTTGAGGCCAATGTCTGATATGTGGATGCCACATGGAGATCCACATATGTCGGGGTTACAACCAATGTTTTCGGGTGGAGGAAGAGGAGCACCAAGATTAACGGGAATGTTGGCAACGCATAGAGGTATAGGTATTCCGTCGATGCATCGGCTTCCAATGGGGCAAAATGCATCGGGGAGTAGTAGTGTTAATGTAATGCAACAGAAACCAAAAACATTAGAAGAGGATATGAAGGATCTTGTGGCTTTATTGAATAAGAAATCATTTAGGGAGATGCAAAAATCTAAAACTGGTGAGGAGCTTTTGGATTTAATTCATCGACCAACTGCGAGGGAAACTGCTGTGGCTGCTAAG TTCAAAACTAAAGGGGGTTCTCAGGTGAGGCAATACTGTGACTTACTGACAAAAGAAGATTGTCGACGCCAATCAGGTTCCTTTGTAGCATGTGATAAG GTTCATTTTAGACGAATCATTGCTCTTCATACTGACATCAATTTGGGAGACTGCTCTTTTCTTGATACTTGCAGACACATGAAG ACATGCAAGTACGTTCACTATGAATATGACCCTACACCTGACGTGCCTCCTACAATGATGGGTGCTCCTCCTCCAAAACTACTAAAGCCTCAGCGTGCAGAATATTGTTCTGAAGTGGAACTTGGGGAACCACAATGGATCAACTGTGATATACGTAACTTTAGAATGGACATATTAGGTAAGTTTGGTGTAATAATGGCTGATCCACCATGGGACATTCACATGGAGCTGCCTTATGGAACAATGGCTGATGATGAAATGCGCACTCTTAATGTCCCTGCTCTGCAAACTGATGGACTTATTTTTCTATGGGTCACGGGACGTGCGATGGAACTTGGACGTGaatg CTTAGAACTTTGGGGATATAAACGTGTCGAGGAGATCATTTGGGTGAAAACAAATCAACTTCAGCGAATAATTAGAACTGGACGTACCGGCCATTGGCTCAATCACAGCAAGGAACATTGTCTTGTTGGAATTAAGGGTAATCCTGAAGTAAACAGGAACATTGATACCGATGTGATTGTTGCTGAAGTCCGAGAAACAAGCCGCAAGCCAGATGAG ATGTATCCTTTGTTGGAGAGGATAAGTCCAAGAACAAGAAAGCTGGAGTTGTTTGCTCGCATGCATAATACTCACGCAGG GTGGATGTCTCTTGGAAATCAATTGAGTGGTGTAAGGTTAGTTGATGAAGGGCTACGAGCAAGGTTTAAAGCAGCTTATCCAGATGTCGAGGTGCAGCCAGCATCACCTCCCAGAGCTTCTGCTATGGAGGTAGACTCTAGTGTTACTGCTCAAACAAGGAGTCCATTTTCCGGTGCAGAATCAAAGGCCTCTGCTGAGCCTGCAGCAGCTCCAGCAACTGCCTATGCTTCAGAGGAGAAGCCAATGGCAGTTGATGTGGACACTAACTAA
- the LOC101513508 gene encoding uncharacterized protein: MCSEPDSPRFSFSYDLSESQQKVSTMKHDVSCRDTNVEFEFSTSRSIEFETSCADELFSNGVILPMQINQDKKNNTTKSQNTKLPPRPCSTKIKKENIIKEVQEITNTQTNSFWGFKRSKSLNCNDTKKSFTCFSPPLSRSNSTGSSPNLKRMNSNRQQYYSSSCSVLNLYPVQKCCSGKSYVNGFRISPVLNIPNPSCFSKGSVSLFGFGSFLGVGKGKKNNKY; the protein is encoded by the coding sequence ATGTGTTCCGAACCAGATTCTCCTCGTTTCTCTTTCTCTTATGATCTCTCTGAGTCTCAGCAAAAAGTTTCAACAATGAAACATGATGTTTCTTGTAGAGACACAAATGTTGAGTTTGAATTCAGCACTAGCAGAAGCATTGAGTTTGAAACATCTTGTGCTGATGAACTTTTCTCTAACGGAGTAATACTTCCCATGCAGATAAATCAAGACAAGAAAAACAACACCACAAAATCTCAAAATACAAAACTTCCACCTCGTCCATGTTCtactaaaataaagaaagagaaCATCATCAAAGAAGTTCAAGAAATTACAAATACTCAAACTAATTCTTTTTGGGGATTCAAAAGAAGCAAGAGTCTCAATTGTAATGATACAAAGAAAAGTTTTACATGTTTTTCGCCTCCTTTGTCGCGAAGCAATTCGACCGGTTCATCGCCGAATCTAAAGAGAATGAATTCAAATAGACAACAATATTATTCATCATCATGTTCTGTCTTAAATTTGTATCCTGTGCAAAAGTGTTGTTCAGGTAAGAGTTATGTAAATGGTTTTAGGATTAGTCCTGTTTTGAATATACCAAATCCTTCTTGCTTTTCTAAAGGAAGTGTAAGTTTATTTGGGTTTGGTTCATTTTTAGGTGTTGGAAAGggtaaaaagaataataaatattga